One window from the genome of Salvelinus sp. IW2-2015 linkage group LG30, ASM291031v2, whole genome shotgun sequence encodes:
- the LOC111954886 gene encoding endothelin-1-like isoform X1 produces the protein MDFRILCSMLSMMYSGILHAVSSAPMEEDTAASTTTTPVPVRHIRNKRCSCATFLDKECVYFCHLDIIWVNTPERVVSYGLGNASRKKRAIKDPAISKQDPRCKCVHEDDSTCTNFCQLEIYLRYAAAAAAVTPDTAIHPAVGADCAERHQCKHKLAAKTSRIKRVKYRDQKAVGPSALRATVKARLLLEKWMVGQQHRAREER, from the exons ATGGATTTTAGAATACTTTGCTCCATGTTGTCAATGATGTACTCTGGAATTTTACATGCAG TCTCATCCGCTCCTATGGAAGAGGATACAGCGGCTTCCACCACAACCACCCCGGTGCCAGTGCGCCACATCAGGAACAAGCGGTGCTCCTGCGCAACGTTCCTGGACAAGGAGTGCGTTTACTTCTGTCACCTGGACATCATATGGGTCAACACGCCTGA GCGCGTGGTTTCCTACGGTCTGGGCAACGCTTCTAGAAAGAAGCGCGCCATCAAGGATCCCGCCATCTCCAAGCAGGACCCTCGCTGCAAGTGCGTCCATGAAGATGACAGCACATGTACAAACTTCTGTCAGCTTGAAATTTACCTGAG ATacgctgcagcagcagcagcagtaacgCCAGACACGGCGATCCACCCCGCCGTGGGCGCTGACTGTGCTGAGAGGCATCAGTGCAAACACAAGTTGGCAGCCAAGACGAGTAGGATTAAAAG GGTGAAATACAGAGACCAAAAAGCAGTGGGCCCCTCAGCTCTTCGGGCCACAGTCAAAGCTCGCTTGCTGCTGGAGAAATGGATGGTGGGACAACAACACAGGGCacgagaagagagatga
- the LOC111954886 gene encoding endothelin-1-like isoform X2, whose translation MEEDTAASTTTTPVPVRHIRNKRCSCATFLDKECVYFCHLDIIWVNTPERVVSYGLGNASRKKRAIKDPAISKQDPRCKCVHEDDSTCTNFCQLEIYLRYAAAAAAVTPDTAIHPAVGADCAERHQCKHKLAAKTSRIKRVKYRDQKAVGPSALRATVKARLLLEKWMVGQQHRAREER comes from the exons ATGGAAGAGGATACAGCGGCTTCCACCACAACCACCCCGGTGCCAGTGCGCCACATCAGGAACAAGCGGTGCTCCTGCGCAACGTTCCTGGACAAGGAGTGCGTTTACTTCTGTCACCTGGACATCATATGGGTCAACACGCCTGA GCGCGTGGTTTCCTACGGTCTGGGCAACGCTTCTAGAAAGAAGCGCGCCATCAAGGATCCCGCCATCTCCAAGCAGGACCCTCGCTGCAAGTGCGTCCATGAAGATGACAGCACATGTACAAACTTCTGTCAGCTTGAAATTTACCTGAG ATacgctgcagcagcagcagcagtaacgCCAGACACGGCGATCCACCCCGCCGTGGGCGCTGACTGTGCTGAGAGGCATCAGTGCAAACACAAGTTGGCAGCCAAGACGAGTAGGATTAAAAG GGTGAAATACAGAGACCAAAAAGCAGTGGGCCCCTCAGCTCTTCGGGCCACAGTCAAAGCTCGCTTGCTGCTGGAGAAATGGATGGTGGGACAACAACACAGGGCacgagaagagagatga